The Procambarus clarkii isolate CNS0578487 chromosome 24, FALCON_Pclarkii_2.0, whole genome shotgun sequence genome includes a region encoding these proteins:
- the LOC123752751 gene encoding uncharacterized protein has translation MCVSGLLLLIRNTRYKRREGWGFSHMEQSLREVQSSQTLSSTSQTFKMFSVGQEAFKKVQTTNLSSGGYLTCYPTCDNILDDFDVSMLECECSGPPVNGGDCSPHMGYSQAVNSSYAGTSYPATASRDWSSYENDSLTGDTIHDSQLWDSDSTYPPQVTTAAESWSAAGPDPSRYPSLSQTAGQTGRKLKVYEWPPQSDPELEKKRRRAIKALRNRMRGIQLEEQQHAKLDAITRDVSRLKEEQRTKQQTVATLQAYLNQLSLSSSECTGGGW, from the exons ATGTGCGTGTCCGGCTTGTTGCTGCTTATACGTAATACCCGCTATAAAAGACGCGAGGGGTGGGGTTTTAGTCACATGGAGCAGAGCCTTCGTGAAGTCCAGTCGTCCCAGACTTTGTCAAGCACCTCGCAAACATTCAAGATGTTTTCTGTAGGTCAGGAAGCCTTTAAGAAAGTACAGACGACCAATTTGTCGAGTGGAGGATACTTGACGTGCTACCCGACCTGCGACAATATTTTAGATGATTTTGATGTGTCCATGTTGGAGTGTGAATGCAGTGGACCGCCTGTCAACGGTGGAGACTGCTCGCCACACATGGGCTACTCTCAGGCGGTCAACAGTTCATATGCAGGAACCAGTTATCCCGCCACTGCCAGTCGTGACTGGAGTAGCTACGAAAACGACTCTCTGACCGGAGACACCATACACGACTCTCAGCTGTGGGACTCCGACAGCACTTACCCGCCGCAGGTTACTACTGCAGCAGAAAGTTGGTCTGCTGCTGGTCCAGACCCGTCTAGGTATCCAAGTCTGTCTCAGACTGCTGGACAGACTGGACGCAAGCTGAAGGTATACGAATGGCCTCCACAAAGTGACCCGGAGCTGGAGAAAAAGAGACGCAGGGCAATAAAGGCATTGAGGAACCGTATGAGAGGCATTCAGTTGGAGGAGCAGCAACACGCTAAGTTGGATGCCATCACTCGAGATGTGTCGAGGCTCAAGGAGGAGCAGCGCACCAAACAGCAGACCGTAGCAACCCTGCAGGCCTACCTCAAccagctctctctctcatcctctgaATGCACTG GTGGTGGTTGGTGA